One Solanum lycopersicum chromosome 2, SLM_r2.1 genomic region harbors:
- the LOC101256448 gene encoding monolignol oxidoreductase AtBBE-like 13: MLSIMASSNCTVITLILILLWSSSSVLSDTTIPEKFYQCICKNSDFSDPFSSAFYTPNDASFNTILNSTAQNLRCLMPSVPKPDLIFTPITEPHVQASVICAKKLNLQLRVRSGGHDYEGISYISEMGFPFVIVDLLKLRGIDVNTEENSAWAQAGATVGEVYYRISEKSKTLGFPAGLCTSLGIGGHITGGAYGSMMRKFGLGVDNVIDARIVNANGTILDRQSMGEDLFWAIRGGGGASFGIILSWKMKLVTVPSVVTVFTVSKTLEDGATKVLYKWQQVADKIDDRLFMRVVINVVDKKQAKGERTVQTAYNSLFLGNGETLLRITNESFPELGLTQKDVTEMSWIESILYIVGYANNTPPEVLLQGKPQFKNYFKAKSDFVKVPIPETGLEGLWELLLEEDSPLMIWNPYGGMMANISESDTPFPHRKGVIFKIQYLTLWNQPNEELATKHVHWMRKLYNYMTSYASMYPREAYVNYRDLDLGMNRNSSFAQASVWGNKYFKNNFHRLVQIKTVVDPENFFKHEQSIPVKG; this comes from the coding sequence atgttATCAATTATGGCTTCTTCAAACTGTACTGTGATTACATTAATCCTAATCTTATTGTGGAGTTCTTCTTCTGTTCTTTCTGATACAACAATCCCTGAAAAATTCTACCAATGCATTTGCAAGAATTCTGATTTCTCTGACCCTTTTTCCTCTGCTTTCTATACCCCAAATGATGCTTCTTTTAACACAATCTTGAACTCAACAGCTCAAAATCTCAGGTGTTTGATGCCATCAGTACCTAAACCTGACCTTATTTTCACTCCAATAACAGAACCCCATGTCCAAGCATCTGTAATTTGCGCGAAAAAGCTCAATCTTCAGCTGAGAGTTAGGAGTGGAGGCCATGACTATGAGGGGATTTCATACATTTCTGAAATGGGGTTTCCTTTTGTCATCGTTGATCTTTTGAAGCTTCGAGGGATCGATGTGAATACAGAGGAGAATTCAGCTTGGGCTCAGGCTGGTGCTACTGTTGGTGAAGTTTATTATAGGATTTCAGAGAAAAGCAAGACTCTTGGATTCCCTGCTGGACTCTGTACTAGTTTGGGTATTGGTGGTCATATTACTGGTGGTGCTTATGGTTCCATGATGAGGAAATTCGGGCTTGGAGTTGATAATGTGATCGATGCTCGTATAGTCAATGCAAATGGTACCATACTCGATAGACAATCGATGGGGGAAGACTTGTTTTGGGCTATTCGCGGAGGTGGAGGAGCTAGTTTCGGGATCATACTTTCATGGAAAATGAAGTTAGTTACTGTTCCATCGGTTGTCACTGTTTTCACTGTCTCGAAAACACTGGAAGACGGAGCAACAAAGGTTTTATACAAGTGGCAACAAGTTGCTGACAAAATCGACGATCGTCTATTCATGAGAGTAGTTATCAATGTTGTAGACAAAAAACAGGCAAAAGGGGAAAGAACGGTTCAAACAGCTTATAACTCATTGTTTCTTGGAAATGGTGAAACTCTTCTGCGAATAACGAACGAGTCTTTCCCTGAACTGGGATTGACGCAAAAAGATGTAACAGAAATGAGTTGGATAGAGTCGATTCTGTACATTGTAGGGTACGCGAACAACACGCCACCAGAAGTACTCCTGCAGGGGAAACCACAATTCAAGAATTACTTCAAAGCTAAATCAGACTTCGTAAAAGTGCCAATACCAGAAACAGGACTCGAAGGGCTATGGGAATTGCTATTAGAAGAGGACTCGCCATTGATGATATGGAATCCTTACGGAGGAATGATGGCGAATATATCAGAATCAGACACCCCATTCCCACATAGAAAAGGGGTGATTTTCAAGATTCAGTATTTAACTCTATGGAATCAACCTAATGAAGAATTAGCCACGAAGCACGTCCATTGGATGAGGAAACTCTACAATTACATGACTTCTTATGCATCTATGTATCCAAGAGAAGCCTATGTGAATTACAGAGATCTTGATTTAGGAATGAATCGTAATTCGAGCTTTGCACAAGCTAGTGTGTGGGGGAACAAGTATTTCAAGAACAATTTTCACAGGCTGGTGCAAATAAAAACTGTAGTGGATCCAGAAAATTTCTTCAAACATGAACAAAGCATCCCAGTAAAGGGATGA
- the LOC101256153 gene encoding hyoscyamine 6-dioxygenase-like: MENKLVSSWWKNVQSLPENYKFPLDQRPGEPIDPLKHSTPIIDLTTHEDGGYAQPAILEQIIKASQDFGYFQVINHGISEKLLEETIGVLKEFFNMPAEEKAKYYYTGDPNSKCKLYTSSYNYQNEDKHCWRDTLAHHCHPLQDNLPFWPEKPTHYREVISAYSIETRKLITKILDVISEGLGLEKGYFGGELSKVQMLSANYYPPCPDPNLALGMHSHCDPNLLTILLQDSHVYGLQIFKNGKWIAVEPIPNAFVVIIGCQLQIISNDRLKSVIHRAVTNSKETRICVGNFVIPSSDCHIEPASELVKKTTNIAAYKSYQYKEFLHAYEIKHGDFEALLQSYKL; the protein is encoded by the exons atgGAAAATAAACTTGTGTCAAGTTGGTGGAAAAATGTGCAATCTTTGCCTGAGAATTACAAGTTCCCATTAGATCAAAGACCTGGAGAACCTATTGATCCTTTAAAACATAGCACTCCAATTATAGATTTAACTACTCATGAAGATGGAGGATATGCCCAACCTGCAATACTCGAGCAAATAATTAAAGCCAGTCAGGATTTCGGCTATTTTCag gTGATCAACCATGGGATTTCAGAAAAATTATTGGAAGAGACCATAGGTgtattaaaagaattttttaacaTGCCAGCTGAAGAGAAAGCAAAGTACTACTACACAGGTGACCCAAATAGCAAATGCAAACTCTACACAAGCagttataattatcaaaatgaagataAACATTGTTGGAGGGATACGTTAGCACATCATTGTCATCCTCTCCAAGATAACTTGCCTTTTTGGCCAGAAAAACCTACTCATTATCG AGAAGTTATTAGTGCATATTCAATTGAAACAAGGAAACTAATCACAAAGATTTTAGATGTGATTAGTGAAGGATTAGGACTTGAAAAGGGGTATTTTGGAGGTGAATTAAGCAAAGTTCAAATGCTATCAGCTAATTATTATCCTCCATGTCCTGACCCAAATTTGGCACTTGGAATGCATAGCCATTGTGACCCAAATTTGCTCACAATTTTGCTTCAAGACAGTCATGTTTATGGCTTACAAATCTTCAAGAATGGAAAATGGATTGCTGTTGAACCTATTCCTAATGCATTTGTGGTCATCATTGGTTGCCAATTACAG ATTATCAGTAACGATAGGCTAAAAAGTGTGATTCATCGAGCAGTGACAAATTCAAAAGAAACTAGAATTTGTGTGGGTAATTTTGTGATTCCTTCTTCAGATTGTCACATTGAACCTGCAAGTGAATTggttaaaaaaacaacaaatattgCAGCATACAAATCTTATCAGTACAAAGAGTTCTTGCACGCCTATGAAATAAAACATGGAGATTTTGAAGCTCTACTTCAATCTTATAAGCTCTaa
- the LOC101255854 gene encoding berberine bridge enzyme-like 8, with protein MMKIPLFPSCLIIFLVFATSISPSHEHQLSFLECLEANSNPTYPISSLVFSPNNSSFPSILQAYIRNLRFNESTTRKPLFILTAQHESHIQASIVCAKSQGVQMKIRSGGHDYEGLSYVSNVPFFIVDMFNFRSINVSIDDESAWVEVGATLGEVYYRIAEKSNIYGFPAGVCPTVGVGGHFSGAGYGNMMRKYGLTVDNIDDAKLIDVNGRILDRKSMGEDLFWAITGGGGVSYGVVLSYKIKLVRVPPKVTVFRVPRFYDQNALDLAYLWQRRANTWDNDLFMRMIIDVVNRTTRTSEKTIRVSFFTLYLGDSNRLLSLLNQSFPELGLERKDCIEMSWIESVLYYTNSPITPIDALLSRSPPLTYLKRKSDYLQKPMSKEGLEFIFKKMIELQTPTSLVFNPYGGRMSEISPLAKPFPHRDGNIAKIQYSTNWNEKGVEASNHYLNLTRVLYNYMTPFVSKSPRLAFLNYRDIDLGTTHNGKLSYFEGKVYGIKYFKKENFNRLVKIKTKVDPQNFFRNEQSIPVYPSWRN; from the coding sequence AATTCAAACCCTACTTATCCAATTTCTTCATTAGTATTTTCTCCAAATAATTCTTCATTTCCATCTATTTTGCAAGCTTACATAAGAAATTTAAGATTCAATGAGTCTACAACTAGGAAACCTCTCTTCATACTCACAGCTCAACATGAATCTCATATTCAAGCATCAATTGTTTGTGCAAAATCACAAGGTGTGCAAATGAAAATTAGAAGTGGAGGGCATGACTACGAGGGTCTTTCTTATGTATCCAACGTACCATTTTTCATCGTTGACATGTTCAATTTTCGATCGATAAATGTTAGTATTGACGATGAATCGGCTTGGGTTGAAGTAGGTGCAACCCTTGGCGAAGTTTACTATAGAATCGCGGAAAAAAGCAACATTTATGGATTTCCCGCGGGAGTTTGCCCTACCGTCGGAGTTGGTGGACACTTTAGTGGGGCCGGTTATGGTAACATGATGAGGAAATACGGTTTAACGGTCGATAATATCGACGATGCAaaattaattgatgttaatggaCGAATCCTCGATCGTAAATCGATGGGGGAGGATTTATTTTGGGCTATTACGGGTGGTGGTGGGGTGAGTTATGGAGTTGTATTGTCGTATAAAATAAAGTTGGTACGAGTTCCACCAAAGGTGACCGTTTTTCGAGTCCCGAGATTTTATGACCAAAATGCCCTTGACCTTGCTTACCTGTGGCAACGTCGCGCTAACACGTGGGACAATGACCTATTCATGAGAATGATCATTGACGTAGTCAATAGAACTACACGTACCTCGGAGAAAACCATTAGGGTTTCCTTTTTTACTCTATATCTTGGAGACTCGAACAGACTCCTCTCACTTCTCAACCAGAGTTTCCCAGAGCTAGGGTTAGAACGAAAGGATTGCATCGAGATGTCTTGGATCGAATCCGTGCTTTACTATACAAATTCCCCAATTACCCCTATTGATGCTTTGCTAAGTAGGTCACCTCCCCTAACATACTTGAAAAGAAAATCAGACTACTTACAAAAACCAATGTCAAAAGAAGGGTTAGAGTTCATATTCAAGAAAATGATAGAACTACAAACACCAACAAGTTTGGTATTTAATCCTTATGGTGGAAGAATGAGTGAAATCTCACCTTTAGCTAAGCCATTCCCACATAGAGATGGAAATATAGCAAAGATTCAATACTCAACCAATTGGAATGAAAAAGGAGTTGAAGCTTCAAACCATTATCTCAACTTGACAAGAGTACTTTATAACTATATGACACCTTTTGTGTCAAAATCACCAAGATTAGCATTCTTAAAttatagggatattgatttggGAACTACACATAATGGgaaattaagttattttgaaGGTAAAGTGTATGGGATAAAGTATTTCAAGAAGGAAAATTTCAATAGGTTGGTGAAGATCAAGACTAAAGttgatcctcaaaatttctttaGGAATGAACAAAGCATACCAGTTTACCCTTCTTGGAGGAATTAa